A window of Diabrotica virgifera virgifera chromosome 9, PGI_DIABVI_V3a contains these coding sequences:
- the LOC114332296 gene encoding uncharacterized protein LOC114332296, producing the protein MVTRRQLFDVLYEKDKLQRSSRTEYLFKYLVRHYKIENDADAMLKMRIFTSKFCNVVYAKLDQCGRKTDRFVKNNTAWLSVCVFEETGLEIDPNAEPQPGTSSGGRRGRPSKEFSASSVRSKRRKTAKLSSTFETEELTLAARRKLKTEGKDDAAKLVSEALLTPTRAGKIRTAWQKAQKSKKIIPLTPDEALSVMIESKDTKHSYLVHRRIAKEHFADIYPSYHKLREAKLRCYPRKEGQTVSESCAEILLQDLLDHTVKRIVELQKPVLRSLSTELLKNLKLLLKWGCDGSTGHSQYKQLFSDNSFGDGDLFLTSIVPLQLYAEQPGQDKIIVWQNPRPSSTRFCRPIRFQFKKETKELTVQETSYIENQISELQPTIGMLDSEEIAVSHVCVMTMIDGKVCNAITETASSQTCYICKATPKQMNDIEKLLKREVVQENLKFGLSTLHAWIRFFECLLHISYRLEVKVWQIRGSNNRAVFENKKRTIQQIFRDRTGLLVDIPKSGGSGTTNDGNTARRFFADPSLSSEITGIDKDVIMRFGIILRTLSCGYAIDVRAFEEYCLETAKLYVAKYSWYYMPSSVHKILLHGAIVIKEAILPIGQLSEEAQESRNKDLKSFREKHTRKISRISGNQDLLNRLLITSDPVISSLRQYPLRKSSNISSEVVSLLKAPSLESMEADSLRALQLNMESRQVSSSDEEDDSASDVDF; encoded by the coding sequence ATGGTCACCAGAAGGCAACTGTTTGACGTTTTGTATGAAAAGGATAAGTTACAACGTTCCAGTCGCACAGAATATCTGTTCAAGTATTTGGTGAGACActacaaaattgaaaatgatgcAGACGCCATGTTAAAAATGAGGATTTTCACTTCAAAGTTTTGCAACGTCGTTTATGCAAAGCTTGATCAATGTGGGAGAAAAACGGATAGATTTGTGAAAAATAATACAGCGTGGTTAAGTGTATGTGTATTTGAAGAAACTGGATTAGAAATTGATCCGAATGCTGAGCCACAACCAGGAACTTCATCTGGAGGTAGGCGTGGTCGTCCAAGCAAAGAATTTTCTGCGAGTAGTGTAAGATCAAAACGTCGAAAGACTGCAAAGCTGTCATCGACGTTCGAAACCGAGGAGCTTACTTTAGCTGCAAGGAGAAAACTAAAGACTGAAGGAAAAGACGATGCCGCAAAACTTGTCTCTGAAGCACTTTTGACTCCGACTCGAGCCGGTAAAATTAGGACAGCTTGGCAGAAAGCTCAGAAGTCAAAAAAAATAATTCCACTCACCCCAGATGAAGCGCTATCAGTAATGATTGAATCAAAAGATACCAAACATTCATATCTTGTTCACAGACGAATAGCAAAAGAACATTTTGCTGATATATATCCGTCTTATCACAAGCTTCGAGAAGCAAAATTACGCTGCTATCCCCGAAAAGAAGGACAAACTGTAAGTGAGTCATGTGCAGAAATATTATTACAGGACCTCTTAGATCATACAGTTAAACGGATAGTAGAATTGCAAAAACCAGTTCTTCGTTCATTATCAACTGAACTTctaaagaatttgaaactgttgctGAAATGGGGATGCGATGGAAGCACCGGTCATTCACAATACAAGCAACTTTTCTCCGATAATAGTTTTGGTGATGGCGATTTATTTCTTACATCCATAGTGCCATTACAGTTATATGCGGAGCAACCTGGACAAGATAAAATTATTGTGTGGCAAAATCCCCGTCCATCGTCAACTCGATTTTGTAGACCTATACGCTTTCAGTTTAAGAAAGAAACGAAAGAGCTGACGGTACAGGAGACATCATATATAGAAAATCAAATTTCAGAACTTCAACCCACTATTGGTATGCTGGATAGTGAAGAAATTGCAGTTTCTCATGTTTGTGTGATGACGATGATAGACGGCAAAGTGTGTAATGCAATAACGGAAACAGCTTCTTCACAAACATGTTATATATGTAAAGCAACCCCCAAACAAATGAATGACATCGAAAAACTATTAAAGAGGGAAGTTGTCCaagaaaatttgaaatttggatTGTCAACTCTACATGCCTGGATCAGGTTTTTCGAATGTTTGCTGCACATTTCCTATAGATTAGAAGTTAAAGTTTGGCAAATTCGAGGAAGTAACAACAGAGCAGTTTTTGAAAACAAGAAACGTACCATACAACAAATTTTCAGAGACAGAACAGGTTTGCTTGTGGATATACCTAAGAGTGGAGGTAGTGGAACTACTAATGACGGCAACACAGCTCGACGATTTTTTGCTGACCCCTCACTGTCTAGTGAAATTACTGGCATAGATAAAGATGTCATTATGCGATTTGGTATTATATTACGCACCTTATCTTGTGGCTATGCAATCGATGTGCGAGCTTTTGAAGAGTATTGTTTGGAAACCGCAAAACTGTATGTCGCTAAATATTCATGGTATTATATGCCTTCTAGCGTGCATAAAATATTACTCCATGGAGCCATAGTAATCAAGGAGGCTATTCTGCCTATCGGTCAATTGTCAGAAGAAGCCCAAGAATCAAGAAATAAGGATCTCAAAAGTTTTAGGGAGAAACATACACGAAAAATTTCGAGAATATCAGGAAATCAAGATTTGTTAAACAGGCTCCTTATAACTTCAGATCCAGTAATTTCATCTTTGCGGCAGTACCCACTCCGAAAAAGTTCAAACATATCTTCTGAAGTTGTATCCTTGTTGAAGGCGCCCTCGTTAGAATCAATGGAAGCAGATTCTCTTAGAGCTCTACAACTTAATATGGAAAGCCGCCAAGTTTCTTCATCCGACGAGGAAGACGACAGCGCGAGCGACGTAGATTTTTAG